The proteins below come from a single Micropterus dolomieu isolate WLL.071019.BEF.003 ecotype Adirondacks linkage group LG05, ASM2129224v1, whole genome shotgun sequence genomic window:
- the uts2d gene encoding urotensin 2 domain containing, with protein sequence MNTMDRVTVVNYCLGLLGLLLLQGVLDVEGRSIFNPGNHVFNPKEDTDAQSKILALLLHKSLVPVEKDDPLGLELANKLAELEELQALKEDLELEREITANLAEGKSITRKRGEPCFWKYCV encoded by the exons ATGAATACTATGGATAGGGTTACAGTTGTGAACTACTGCTTAGGACTCCTGGGTTTGCTACTACTGCAGGGAGTGCTAGATGTGGAGGGAAGGAGCATATTTAACCCAG GAAACCATGTTTTTAATCCAAAAGAAGACACAGATGCCCAGAGCAAGATTCTGGCACTGTTACTACACAAGAGCTTAGTTCCTGTGGAAAAGGATGATCCTCTAG GTCTTGAGCTGGCCAATAAACTGGCTGAATTAGAGGAG CTTCAGGCGCTGAAGGAGGACCTGGAGCTGGAGAGGGAGATCACAGCCAATTTGGCAGAAGGCAAATCCATAACTAGGAAGAGGGGTGAAC CTTGCTTCTGGAAGTACTGTGTCTGA